One Roseburia rectibacter DNA window includes the following coding sequences:
- a CDS encoding cytidylate kinase-like family protein: protein MGKIITIGREFGSGGREVGKRLSDELGIAYYDNEIITEIAKRTKLAEGYVQHVMENSPSTLMPITIGRTFYMGVDPVMEQNNAVYREQSLLVQELAEKSDCVIVGRSADYILRDKDPLRLFIYADMESRMERCRKRAPEQEHFTDKELRRHIQDVDKKRSKYYQFFTGQTWGDKLNYDLCINTSGADIEALVKVIAKLVK from the coding sequence ATGGGAAAAATTATAACGATCGGGCGTGAATTTGGCAGTGGCGGACGTGAGGTTGGAAAGAGACTTTCGGATGAACTGGGAATCGCCTATTATGATAATGAGATCATTACAGAGATTGCGAAGCGGACAAAACTTGCAGAAGGTTATGTACAGCATGTAATGGAAAACAGTCCTTCCACGCTGATGCCGATCACGATCGGAAGAACTTTTTATATGGGCGTGGACCCGGTGATGGAGCAGAACAATGCGGTTTACAGGGAGCAGAGCCTTTTGGTGCAGGAACTTGCAGAAAAATCAGACTGCGTAATTGTCGGAAGAAGTGCAGACTATATCCTGCGTGATAAAGATCCGCTGCGTCTGTTTATTTATGCAGACATGGAATCGCGTATGGAACGCTGCAGAAAACGTGCACCGGAGCAGGAACATTTTACGGATAAAGAGTTAAGACGTCATATTCAGGATGTGGATAAAAAACGTTCGAAATATTATCAGTTTTTTACCGGACAGACCTGGGGGGACAAATTAAATTATGACCTGTGTATCAATACGTCCGGTGCTGATATTGAAGCGCTGGTGAAGGTGATCGCAAAACTGGTAAAATAA
- a CDS encoding magnesium transporter CorA family protein yields MQEYHLNSEKKICLMSTAEFKELEGEYPHKRNLYRSMNPVQYCKAENYGDCLFGTMKIPRVLKGEITYIVFGFYLRGDELLLIEDGSFLKTCLGKLEKVIPEEISMNQLLVMIFEMLIEDDVIYLQQQEEKLASIEEELLKKIPEHFYEIILRYRKRFSAYHAYYEQLVNLADAMQSDFGQILTDKEQSLWQLYANRVERLHDHVELLREYLVQIRELYQSLIDVQQNKVMSILTVVTTIFLPLTLIAGWYGMNFPNMPEFRWKYAYPVVIIASIFIIAGEIVYFKKKKML; encoded by the coding sequence ATGCAGGAATATCATTTAAACAGTGAAAAAAAAATCTGTCTGATGTCAACAGCAGAATTTAAGGAGCTAGAGGGGGAATATCCTCACAAGCGGAATCTTTACCGCAGTATGAATCCGGTGCAGTATTGTAAGGCGGAAAATTATGGAGACTGTCTGTTTGGGACAATGAAGATACCGCGCGTATTAAAAGGTGAAATAACTTATATTGTATTTGGATTTTATCTGAGGGGCGATGAACTGTTACTGATCGAGGATGGCAGTTTTTTAAAGACATGTCTGGGAAAACTGGAAAAAGTCATACCGGAAGAAATAAGTATGAATCAGCTTCTTGTCATGATCTTTGAAATGCTGATCGAGGATGATGTGATCTATCTGCAGCAGCAGGAAGAAAAATTAGCTTCGATCGAGGAAGAACTGTTAAAAAAGATTCCGGAACATTTTTATGAGATCATACTCCGGTACCGGAAACGCTTTTCGGCGTATCATGCTTATTACGAGCAGCTTGTAAATCTGGCAGATGCCATGCAGAGTGATTTTGGACAGATACTGACAGATAAGGAGCAGTCACTCTGGCAGCTCTATGCAAACCGTGTGGAACGTCTGCATGACCATGTAGAACTTTTGAGAGAGTATCTGGTACAGATCCGTGAGTTATACCAGTCATTGATCGATGTTCAGCAGAATAAAGTCATGAGTATCCTGACGGTTGTCACAACGATCTTTCTTCCTTTGACATTGATCGCAGGATGGTACGGAATGAATTTCCCCAATATGCCGGAGTTCCGATGGAAGTATGCATATCCGGTTGTGATCATTGCCAGTATATTTATCATTGCAGGTGAGATCGTATATTTTAAGAAAAAGAAAATGCTTTAA
- a CDS encoding ABC transporter ATP-binding protein, with protein sequence MAYEDIKISGITKCFYNNGEMRQILRPIDLSIPHGKFVSIIGPSGCGKSTLFNIVAGLLPPTSGDITIGGKSILGEKGYVGYMLQKDMLLPWRTIIDNIILGLEIKGVPKREARKQALPLMEKYGLLGFEKNYPCELSGGMRQRAALLRTLLYDREIILLDEPFGALDAQTRQSMQNWLLEIWEDFHKTVLFVTHDIDEAIYLSDIIYVFSERPGYVKEKINVNLKRPRKQEDMLEADFWDLKQHLTGGMSDGKKGV encoded by the coding sequence ATGGCTTATGAAGATATAAAAATTTCAGGCATTACAAAATGCTTTTATAATAATGGGGAAATGCGTCAGATATTACGACCGATAGACCTTTCCATACCACATGGGAAATTCGTTTCGATCATTGGGCCGAGCGGGTGTGGAAAGTCGACGCTGTTTAACATTGTGGCAGGACTTCTGCCACCGACATCGGGAGATATTACGATCGGCGGGAAAAGCATTTTAGGGGAAAAGGGCTATGTTGGTTATATGCTGCAAAAAGATATGCTTCTTCCGTGGCGTACGATCATCGACAATATTATTTTGGGACTTGAAATCAAGGGGGTACCGAAGAGGGAAGCGAGAAAACAGGCACTGCCCCTGATGGAAAAGTATGGACTTTTGGGATTTGAAAAAAATTATCCGTGCGAACTGTCCGGTGGAATGAGGCAGAGAGCAGCACTTCTTCGCACGCTTTTGTATGACCGGGAGATCATTTTGTTAGATGAGCCGTTTGGCGCACTGGATGCGCAGACAAGACAGTCCATGCAAAACTGGCTGTTAGAGATCTGGGAAGATTTTCATAAAACAGTCTTATTTGTGACGCATGATATCGATGAGGCAATTTATCTGTCGGATATCATTTATGTTTTTTCGGAACGGCCTGGTTACGTAAAAGAAAAAATCAATGTTAACTTAAAACGTCCAAGAAAGCAGGAAGATATGCTGGAAGCTGATTTCTGGGATTTAAAACAGCATTTGACAGGAGGAATGTCTGATGGAAAAAAAGGCGTATGA
- a CDS encoding ABC transporter permease: MEKKAYEAYYYEPKSVGAMQSDGKEKLRQKKQKKGIRTGRILFGIAILILWEVSAMCGWIDDYYWSSPSLIVRTAIVQWKEKNLAYDIYFTSMSTIGGFLAGTLGGAVLGLSFWWSKTFAKIFEPYLVMFNAVPKLALAPILIVLFGIGFSSKVILAFLMTVISCALATVSGVENVDESMETLLYSLGATRWQVFGKVVVPAVLPWMLGSLRINISLALAGAIVGEFIASGHGLGRMVIYAGTILDTTLVWVGVIVLSLLAMVMYLAVVELEKWMTEHLAIYRKA; this comes from the coding sequence ATGGAAAAAAAGGCGTATGAAGCATATTATTATGAGCCGAAATCCGTTGGGGCAATGCAGTCAGACGGAAAGGAAAAATTAAGGCAGAAAAAACAGAAAAAAGGCATCCGGACAGGAAGGATTTTATTTGGAATTGCAATTTTAATCCTTTGGGAAGTGAGTGCTATGTGTGGATGGATCGATGATTATTACTGGAGTTCTCCTTCATTGATTGTACGGACAGCGATCGTTCAGTGGAAAGAAAAAAATCTTGCATATGACATCTATTTTACATCTATGTCTACGATCGGTGGTTTTCTGGCAGGAACGTTAGGCGGCGCAGTGTTAGGATTGTCATTCTGGTGGTCAAAGACATTTGCAAAAATTTTTGAACCGTATCTTGTGATGTTTAATGCAGTGCCAAAGCTGGCACTTGCACCAATTTTAATCGTGCTGTTTGGTATCGGTTTTTCATCCAAAGTAATCCTGGCATTTTTAATGACAGTAATATCATGTGCGCTTGCGACAGTCAGCGGCGTCGAAAATGTGGATGAGTCGATGGAAACTTTGCTTTATTCACTTGGTGCCACCAGGTGGCAGGTTTTTGGTAAAGTTGTGGTTCCGGCAGTGCTTCCCTGGATGCTTGGGAGCCTCCGGATCAATATTTCTTTGGCGCTCGCAGGTGCGATCGTCGGGGAATTTATCGCATCTGGGCATGGACTTGGAAGAATGGTCATCTATGCGGGCACTATTTTAGATACTACATTAGTGTGGGTTGGGGTGATCGTGCTGTCACTGCTTGCAATGGTAATGTACCTTGCGGTGGTGGAACTGGAAAAATGGATGACGGAACATCTTGCCATTTACCGTAAGGCGTAA
- a CDS encoding ABC transporter substrate-binding protein, whose product MKKRKQAEMLTRKILKRKWFSCFGCVLFAAVLLATACGGDKAGQESEALKKIVIAEPLHSIGYLPLYVGQQEGFFEEEGLDVEVIQATGGSHVTSVMSGDAWGVIGGVDSNAIPNASGNCPDPVIAVCNCVNRANVYLCAAVGEEYTGNTDEELAQYLKGKKINSGRFGGSPNLCVRYLLLSLGLDPDRDVVMVEPADMSTSVAVVQSGQADISWAAEPQIVDGMKQGVWTDAFYQFTDLGDYAYSVLSVAESTISNDPETVQHFVNAMLKSLTAAQDKEIAVRAAEKEFPTTPPEDIEAAIDRAYADELWSMDGVITQEAVKNDMEVSIASDVYQGTYQYEELVDMQFVYNAQNNTD is encoded by the coding sequence ATGAAAAAGAGAAAACAGGCAGAGATGTTAACAAGAAAAATATTAAAAAGGAAATGGTTTAGTTGTTTTGGATGCGTTTTATTTGCTGCCGTGCTATTGGCGACAGCCTGCGGTGGTGATAAGGCAGGGCAGGAGAGTGAGGCGTTAAAGAAGATTGTGATCGCAGAGCCGTTACATTCGATCGGGTATCTTCCACTTTATGTTGGGCAGCAGGAGGGATTTTTTGAGGAGGAAGGACTTGATGTGGAGGTGATACAGGCTACGGGCGGCTCGCATGTGACATCTGTGATGAGCGGGGATGCATGGGGCGTGATCGGTGGAGTGGATTCGAATGCGATCCCGAATGCATCCGGAAACTGCCCTGACCCGGTAATTGCCGTCTGCAACTGTGTAAACCGTGCAAATGTGTACCTGTGTGCAGCAGTCGGTGAAGAATATACTGGAAATACGGATGAAGAACTTGCACAATATTTAAAAGGCAAGAAGATCAATTCCGGCAGATTTGGCGGCAGCCCGAATTTATGCGTGCGCTATCTTTTGCTTTCACTCGGACTTGATCCGGATCGTGATGTTGTGATGGTAGAGCCGGCAGACATGTCAACTTCCGTTGCTGTGGTGCAGAGCGGTCAGGCAGATATTTCCTGGGCAGCAGAACCCCAGATTGTAGATGGGATGAAGCAGGGGGTATGGACAGATGCATTTTACCAGTTTACAGATTTAGGAGATTATGCTTACTCTGTTTTAAGTGTAGCAGAATCGACAATCAGCAATGATCCGGAAACAGTACAGCACTTTGTGAATGCGATGTTAAAATCTCTGACTGCGGCGCAGGATAAGGAGATCGCAGTCCGGGCTGCAGAAAAAGAATTTCCGACCACACCGCCAGAAGATATAGAAGCTGCGATCGACCGCGCCTATGCAGATGAACTTTGGAGCATGGATGGTGTGATCACGCAGGAAGCAGTAAAAAATGATATGGAAGTATCCATTGCATCGGATGTATATCAGGGGACTTACCAGTATGAAGAACTGGTGGATATGCAGTTCGTTTACAATGCACAGAACAATACGGATTGA